In the genome of Anomalospiza imberbis isolate Cuckoo-Finch-1a 21T00152 chromosome 27, ASM3175350v1, whole genome shotgun sequence, one region contains:
- the SCAMP4 gene encoding secretory carrier-associated membrane protein 4, protein MAEKVNNFPPLPKFIPLKPCFYQNFADEIPIDYQFLVKRIYHVWIFYCITLAVNLIACLAWWIGGGYGVNFGLAILWLILFSPCGYVCWFRPAYKAFRSDSSFNFMAFFFIFGAQFLLTVLQAIGFSGWGACGWLAAITFFSTSVAAAVFMLFPAIMFTMSAVAMLICIIRVHKIYRGAGGSFQKAQDEWNSGAWRNPPSREAQYSNFSGNSLPEYPTVPNYPSANQWP, encoded by the exons AAAAGGTGAATAACTTCCCACCACTCCCCAAGTTCATCCCTCTGAAACCATGTTTCTACCAGAATTTTGCCGATGAAATCCCCATCGATTACCAGTTCCTGGTGAAGAGAATCTATCATGTGTGGATCT TTTACTGCATCACGCTGGCCGTGAACCTCATCGCCTGCCTGGCCTGGTGGATCGGGGGAGGCTACGGGGTCAACTTTGGCCTGGCCATCCTCTGGCTGATCCtcttcagcccctgtggctaCGTCTGCTGGTTCCGCCCTGCCTACAAAGCCTTTCG GTCGGACAGTTCCTTTAATTTCATGgcctttttcttcatctttggGGCGCAGTTCCTCCTCACGGTCCTGCAGGCAATCGGCTTCTCTGGATGGGGAGCGTG TGGATGGTTGGCAGCCATCACCTTCTTCAGCACCAGCGTGGCAGCTGCTGTGTTCATGCTGTTCCCTGCCATCATGTTCACGATGTCAGCAGTTGCAATGCTCATCTGCATTATAAGG GTACATAAAATCTACCGAGGGGCTGGTGGAAGCTTCCAGAAGGCTCAAGATGAGTGGAACAGTGGCGCATGGAGGAACCCTCCCAGCAGGGAGGCCCAGTACAGCAATTTTTCTGGGAACAGCCTGCCAGAGTATCCCACAGTGCCCAACTACCCCTCTGCAAACCAATGGCCTTAA